The Oncorhynchus mykiss isolate Arlee chromosome 5, USDA_OmykA_1.1, whole genome shotgun sequence DNA window gtggtggtatagtagtagagttaacagtagtaggttgatagtgttggtatagtagtagggttaacagtagacagtagtaggttgatagtgttggtatagtagtagagttaacagtagtaggttgattgtggtggtatagtagtagagttaacagtagacagtagtaggttgatagtggtggtatagtagtagagttaacagtagtaggttgatagtggtggtatagtagtagagttaacagtagacagtagtaggttgatagtggtggtatagtagtagagttaacagtagtaggttgattgtggtggtatagtagtagagttaacagtagacagtagtaggttgatagtgttggtatagtagtagagttaacagtagtaggttgatagtggtggtatagtagtagagttaacagtagacagtagtaggttgatagtggtggtatagtagtagagttaacagtagacagtagtaggttgatagtgttggtatagtagtagagttaacagtagtaggttgatatttggtatagtagtagagttaacagtagtaggttgatagtgttggtatagtagtagagttaacagtagacagtagtaggttgatagttggtatagtagtagagttaacagtagacagtagtaggttgatagtgttggtatagtagtagagttaacagtagtaggttgatatttggtatagtagtagagttaacagtagtaggttgatagtggtggtatagtagtagagttaacagtagacagtagtaggttgatagtgttggtatagtagtagagttaacagtagacagtagtaggttgatagtggtggtatagtagtagagttaacagtagacagtagtaggttgatagtggtggtatagtagtagagttaacagtagtaggttgatagtgttggtatagtagtagagttaacagtagacagtagtaggttgatagtgttggtatagtagtagagttaacagtagtaggttgatagtgttggtatagtagtagagttaacagtagacagtagtaggttgatagtgttggtatagtagtagagttaacagtagacagtagtaggttgatagtgttggtatagtagtagagttaacagtagacagtagtaggttgatagtgttggtatagtagtagagttaacagtagacagtagtaggttgatagtgttggtatagtagtagagttaacagtagtaggttgatagtggtggtatagtagtggagttaacagtagtaggttgatagtggtggtatagtagtagagttaacagtagacagtagtaggttgatagtgttggtatagtagtcgagttaacagtagtaggttgatagtggtggtatagtagtagagttaacagtagtaggttgatagtggtggtatagtagtagagttaacagtagacagtagtaggttgatagtgttggtatagtagtagagttaacagtagtaggttgatagtggtggtatagtagtagagttaacagtagtaggttgatagtggtggtatagtagtagagttaacagtagtaggttgatagtgttggtatagtagtagagttaacagtagtaggttgatagtggtggtatagtagtagagttaacagtagtaggttgatagtggtggtatagtagtagagttaacagtagacagtagtaggttgatagtgttggtatagtagtagagttaacagtagtaggttgatagtgttggtatagtagtagagttaacagtagacagtagtaggttgatagtgttggtatagtagtagagttaacagtagacagtagtaggttgatatttagtatagtagtagagttaacagtagacagtagtaggttgatagtgttggtatagtagtagagttaacagtagacagtagtaggttgatagtggtggtatagtagtagagttaacagtagtaggttgatagtggtggtatagtagtagagttaacagtagacagtagtaggttgatagtgttggtatagtagtagagttaacagtagacagtagtaggttgatagtggtggtatagtagtagagttaacagtagtaggttgatagtggtggtatagtagtagagttaacagtagacagtagtaggttgatagtgttggtatagtagtagagttaacagtagacagtagtaggttgatagtgttggtatagtagtagagttaacagtagtaggttgatagtgttggtatagtagtagagttaacagtagacagtagtaggttgatagtgttggtatagtagtagagttaacagtagacagtagtaggttgatagtgttggtatagtagtcgagttaacagtagtaggttgatagtggtggtatagtagtagagttaacagtagtaggttgatagtgttggtataATAGTAGGgttaacagtagacagtagtaggttgatagtgttggtatagtagtagagttaacagtagtaggttgatagtggtggtatagtagtggagttaacagtagtaggttgatagtggtggtatagtagtagagttaacagtagacagtagtaggttgatagtggtggtatagtagtagagttaacagtagtaggttgatagtgttggtatagtagtagggttaacagtagacagtagtaggttgatagtgttggtatagtagtagagttaacagtagtaggttgattgtggtggtatagtagtagagttaacagtagacagtagtaggttgatagtggtggtatagtagtagagttaacagtagtaggttgatagtggtggtatagtagtagagttaacagtagacagtagtaggttgatagtggtggtatagtagtagagttaacagtagtaggttgattgtggtggtatagtagtagagttaacagtagacagtagtaggttgatagtgttggtatagtagtagagttaacagtagtaggttgatagtggtggtatagtagtagagttaacagtagacagtagtaggttgatagtggtggtatagtagtagagttaacagtagacagtagtaggttgatagtgttggtatagtagtagagttaacagtagtaggttgatagtggtggtatagtagtagagttaacagtagacagtagtaggttgTTACAGTGGTGGTCCAGTATTGTCCCTTACATTGACAGCGTCTGAGGGGCTGAACTGCAGCTGTCCAGCGTGTCTACTGTAGATGAGGAGAGTCCTGACTACAAACGGAGGGGGGATGGTCTGGATGTTGTCCATGAGAGGAAGATCTATCTTCTGACGGCTACAAGGACAGCAGAGGATACAGGACAGCAGTTACGACAACAGCAGAGGATACAGGACAGCAGTTACAGCCACAGCAGAGGATACAGGACAAGAGTTACGACCACAGCAGAGGATACAGGACAGCAGTTACGACCACAGCAGAGGATACAGGACAGCAGTTACAACCACAGCAGAGGGTACAGGACAGCAGTTACAACCACAGCAGAGGGTACAGGACAGCAGTTACAGCCACAGCAGAGGATACAGGACAGCAGTTACGACCACAGCAGAGGATACAGGACAGCAGTTACGACCACAGCAGAGGATACAGGACAGCAGTTACAACCACAGCAGAGGGTACAGGACAGCAGTTACGACCACAGCAGACGATACAGGACAACCGTTAGAACCACAGCagaagggaaaaggagagaagtGATTAAAGGAGGAAGTGATGTAACTTACATAACACTAAGAAGATCCTCTAGATCTGGTGAAGGATATTAAGGAGACAACTTCCAGGATGTTTAGCCCCAACAGTAATACAATACCACACTAGACTACACTACAGGCTGAatggcttgttgttgttgtgacaaAGGAAGGATACTGAAGGTTTCACACACGTTGGTGTCCAGGTCATAGAGACAGCTGCACAGCTCCCTGGGGTCAGAGGTGAAACCTGacagctaagagagagagagcaacacacacatgcatacggAAATTATGGAATAGAATTAGACTCAAATTACAAATACAGTACCATGTGATAACTGAGCATAATAATAACAGTTTGGTTGTGGCCTTCAGGAAAAATACATTTACTTAAAGTGAATGGACCAACAACACTCACCCACAAGGCATCATCATTAACAACCACCAGGGCAAACTCATGGCGCTTGTCAATCTTGTGTTTTGTTCTCACAAACATCTCAATCATCTTCTGGGAAATATTGAGAGCGTTGGTCTTGGATCtgaagggagaggggaaaggattCAGAACTTTGGACATAGTCAGAGAGTGGCCATTTCACGTGTCGTCAAGCAGATAAAAGATATGGGACGGCGGGCAGCCTAGTAGTcaaagtgttggactagtaacctgacaagttgcttgatcgaatccccgagctgacaaggtacaaatctgtcgttctgcccctgaacaaggtagttaacccactgttcctaggccgtcattgtaaataagaatttgttcttaactgacttgcctagttaaataaaggttaaataaaaaatatgccaACAAGACCAGAAGTAGAACTCACCCATTGAAGGACTCCAGTTTTTGTGATGACATCTCTTCAGAGAGATCCAAACAGATGATCTGTCATAAAACATATAGGATTACAATCTTAGAACAACACGGTCTGAGCCCATCCCTTCGCACGTCCTTACATCTAGCCTAAATCCCAGGAGTGAACTTCATTAGCCCAATATCTCTCACAATGACATCCCTTTGCACGCCCTTACATCTAGCCTAAATCCCAGGAGTGAACTTCATCAGCCCAATATCTCTCACAATGACATCCCTTCGCACGTCCTTTCATCTAGCCTAAATCCCGGGAGTGAACTTCATTAGCCCAATATCTCTCACAATGACATCCCTTCGCACGTCCTTTCATCTAGCCTAAATCCCAGGAGTGAACTTCATCAGCCCAATATCTCTCACAATGACATCCCTTCGCACGTCCTTTCATCTAGCCTAAATCCCAGGAGTGAACTTCATCAGCCCAATATCTCTCGCAATGACATCCCTTCGCACGTCCTTTCATCTAGCCTAAATCCCAGGAGTGAACTTCATCAGCCCAATATCTCTCACAATGACATCCCTTCGCACGTCCTTTCATCTAGCCTAAATCCCAGGAGTGAACTTCATTAGCCCAATATCTCTCACAATGACATCCCTTCGCACGTCCTTTCATCTAGCCTAAATCCCAGGAGTGAACTTCATCAGCCCAATATCTCTCACAATGACATCCCTTCGCACGTCCTTTCATCTAGCCTAAATCCCAGGAGTGAACTTCATCAGCCCAATATCTCTCACAATGACATCCCTTCGCACGTCCTTTCATCTAGCCTAAATCCCAGGAGTGAACTTCATTAGCCCAATATCTCTCACAATGACATCCCTTTGCACGTCCTTACATCTAGCCTAAATCCCAGGAGTGAACTTCATTAGCCCAATATCTCTCACAATGACATCCCTTCGCACGTCCTTTCATCAAGCCTAAATCCCAGGAGTGAACTTCATCAGCCCAATATCTCTCACAATGACATCCCTTCGCACGTCCTTTCATCTAGCCTAAATCCCAGGAGTGAACTTCATTAGCCCAATATCTCTCACAATGACATCCCTTCGCATGTCCTTACATCTAGCCTAAATCCCAGGAGTGAACTTCATTAGCCCAATATCTCTCACAATGACATCCCTTCGCACGTCCTTTCATCTAGCCTAAATCCCAGGAGTGAACTTCATTAGCCCAATATCTCTCACAATGACGTCCCTTCGCACGTCCTTTCATCTAGCCTAAATCCCAGGAGTGAACTTCATCAGCCCAATATCTCTCGCAATGACATCCCTTCGCACGTCCTTTCATCTAGCCTAAATCCCAGGAGTGAACTTCATTAGCCCAATATCTCTCGCAATGACATCCCTTCGCACGTCCTTACATCTAGCCTAAATCCCAGGAGTGAACTTCATCAGCCCAATATCTCTCACAATGACATCCCTTCGCACGTCCTTTCATCTAGCCTACATCCCAGGAGTGAACTTCATCAGCCCAATATCTCTCACAATGACATCCCTTCGCATGTCCTTTCATCTAGCCTAAATCCCAGGAGTGAACTTCATTAGCCCAATATCTCTCGCAATGACATCCCTTTGATTTCATTCCGTTTTTAGTCATCAACAATACAGGATCACGCACCACTTTCTCTGGACAGTTGACGCGGGGTGCTCGTAGCTGGAACTCTGCTGTGGGAGGGATGGGGGGCGTCAGAGGGGGAGGAGCCTGGGTGGGTTTGGGCCTGTCCTTGGCCACTGGCGTGGGGGTGGGCAGGCCTACTATGGCATTGACCGTAGCTGCCACTATAGGGGCTACGGTCTGGGCTGTGGTGGCAGagactgtggtggtggtggagctaGGAGGACTGTCGCTGGTCGaggcctccccctctccctccactcggCTTCCCACTGCGGGCTGCGGGGTGCTGGGGTTGCTGTTGCCTAGGCTACCAGTGCTACTGCGCCTGTCCTCTGCACCCTCCGGGTTTGAGCGTGTTCTGGGCCGCAGCTCCACTGATCGCTCCTCTCCGTCTGCTGGGCCGGGCTGTGGGGTCTCCATGGATACTGGTTGCTGCGGGGATATATATTTCAGTTATTCGTTTATTTTAAAGGTTATTTGATGGAAACAGATGAGCTTAAAATATGGACACAATGAATGACACGTGCGATGCAGCCGAGTGGATTAGTGCTCTAAGGGATCCTTGAGACGTCCCTAAAGCCTAACCCCTACTCTAATCGTTTTAAATGTCGTTTTAAACTTCAATGGGGTGACGTCCCAAGGAACCTGTTTAGACATCAATCCGTGTGATGCATTGGCTGGCCTGCTACTGGATTTGGTGCTGGGGGGGAGAGGTGATATATTTGGCCTGTATCCCTAGTGCGAGTTTCGGGAACCAGGGCGCATCCTCTAGTCTAGACGTCCACAACCCTTTCTCAGAAATCCTCTCGGCTGTCAGGGGGCCAAATTAATCCATCcagaaaatgaaataaaaagaTACCAGGAGCAGGCAGTCAGTGAGGCAGCAGCCAGCCTCTCGACAGCAACAGTTAATCACATAGTTCACTTTTCACAAATAGTTCACTTTTCACTTCCCCGGACAGGGCAAAATGTGAGCCTAATATCAAAAACAGCGCGAGAGGCTGCATATTGAACACATACAGGGGATGAATCAAGATGAATCCATAGCTAGCAAACCAGCTAGCTAAATACTGGAACTAGCAATGTAAATTAACACAAACAAGACACCGGCTCAGgcagctggctggctagctaacgttagcaatctCAGCATCGAAACTAAAGCATAGATATGCGTAAACATAGTTAGATTTAAAACGCCAACTTACATTTTTTTTCCAGGAAATACCTAGGTTAGACTTCTATAAAACGAAGAAAACGAATGAAATATAGTTCATATTTCGCAAACTATTTGTTGTGTACGGCCATCTTCCTGACCGGAAGAATGTCAATCAGGAATTCCGGCAGCGGGGAATTGAGGTTATTGTAGTCCAAATATGAAATGTCCTGTAAAATCATACAATACTGTATGTAATCAGATACATTGTTGCTAATATTATGTCAATGGGTCCACTTATTTTCAGCAAACAAGTAACTTCCCATTTTATGTGATGACACaattcaagtaaataatgaaGCAACTTGAAGTTTATTagttcatattttttatttaaccaggtaggctagttgagaacaagttctcatttacaactgcgacctggccaagataaagcaaagcagtgcgacacaaacaacaacacagagttacacatggaataaacaaacgtacagtcaataacacaatagaaatatctatatacagtgtgtgcaaatgtagtaagattagggaggtaaggcaataaatagaccatagtgacgaaataattacaattgagcaattaaaCACGGGAGTGTTCATAAACATGAAGTGGACTTGGACGCGCATTAAGAaggattaccaaccatttcgtcACTCAAATGCTTATGCTTAGCTTCTGAAAGTGGGCACCTCAACTGAGATAAAAACACAGTACACaatcagagacagacaggaagagttCCAATGCGAGGGAGAACAAGGGTTGGGTTGGGATCACTAtctgactcccccccccccccccccccccccatttgctACTAGATGCCAAAACGCCTTTATCTATGTATTGTGATTTCCTGGAGCTGGAACAGACAGAGTGATGTCACTGAACTCCTAAAACTAAAATACCAATACACCAGAGGCTtcacacagatagagagatacagaaatagataaatagaaagagagagagaaatggtgagtgtctgaaagagagagagagatggggggggggggctcccagTCGAGCAGGGTAGGCAGCACACAGGCAGTCAGAAGTTTTACAACAGAGAGAAACGGAGGAACCATTGGAAGGTATAATTATACAAAACTACAGGCAACAGGATAGCAGTCTCTGGCTGCAGCAGCACCACAGAGGTTAGCTCAGTTCTCCAGTGTTTAATGGCAGTTAGTGGACAACAGATAGAAGCAGGAGAATCACAGTGAGCTTCTGACACATGGAAGCCATGGAGGTAAGTCTATCATGTCCTCTTTGTtaactgagggggggggggggggggggggggggggggttgtcaattTGATCTTGTACCAAACCAAGCATAACACACGTTCAAAGCTGCTGACTGCTGGCACGAAAACATTTGAGGGGTAGCCTTCCTAACAGTCATATTAGAGTGCTTTTTTCTTTACCATCAAGGCTACGTGTACCTGTACAGTAACCCACATTTTGCAATGAACTCACACCATTGATGTCTTTCATTGGACACTTTGGTGTGTCAGATAATGCAGGCACCAGCTTATTTTTATTACTTTGaagtctgtctgtgtatctatCTGGTTGTGTGATTGTCTTTGAGAGCTTGAGTATCATCTGTGGTTCAAACTCTAACTTTACACATCCTTCTGTCCACTGCTTACTGTGTGTTGTACAGGTACCACAGTCACTAATGTCCCTTATACGTTGCTTAAAAGACAACTGTGTTTTAACAGTTCAAGTAGGTTGATTTGTACATTTTATACACTATCAGAATTAAGGCAAGAAGTTGAAAaagagtgagaggttgttttcagTTGGGCATGACTTATACGTGTTTTTTTGGGCTACATATTTCTGAGCGGGAAGTGGTTTTGCAGGATGCTTCTGTTTCCTACACTTCCGCTTCTCAAAACAATGGTTGTCCAAAGAGAACAACAATAACCTCCATGTCACGAGCACAGCAGCTGTCAGTCATTTAATGGAGAGTTCTATGGAAGGGTCATATCAAATCCTTAgtgtttgtttacagtaaaaaaaCTAAGGTCATATCAAATCCTTAgtgtttgtttacagtaaaaaaaCTAAGGTCATATCAAATCCTTAGTGTTTGTTTACAGTAAAGTACAAAGGTCATATCAAATCCTTAgtgtttgtttacagtaaaaAACTAAGGTCATATCAAATCCTTAgtgtttgtttacagtaaaaAACTAAGGTCATATCAAATCCTTAGTGTTTGTTTACAGTAAAGAACAAAGGTCATATCAAATCCTTAgtgtttgtttacagtaaaaaaatatataattgaattGACTCAGGTCCAATATATTTTATGAAACAAAATGTTGTCAgaaaaaatgtccattatttcCACACAGGAGTTCAAACGAGGGAGATCTGATACCCTGGACATACAGTCAGAGGGTGAGGAGATGACCCCGGTTACCCTGGTAACCACAATGACCCCTGACACCGAGGTGAACTCTGAGCCTTCCCAGGCAGAGCTGGCTCAGTGTGAGGCGGAGGTCGGAACTCTACTCAGCATCATTGCTGAACTCAACAGGAAAATGGGCGCATTACAAGCACCAAGGTGTGTGTTAGAGAAAGAGAACATTCTTCATGGAGCTGTAAAATATCACTAGACTTGCCCTGAGCTGCTGGTTCAT harbors:
- the babam1 gene encoding BRISC and BRCA1-A complex member 1 yields the protein METPQPGPADGEERSVELRPRTRSNPEGAEDRRSSTGSLGNSNPSTPQPAVGSRVEGEGEASTSDSPPSSTTTTVSATTAQTVAPIVAATVNAIVGLPTPTPVAKDRPKPTQAPPPLTPPIPPTAEFQLRAPRVNCPEKVIICLDLSEEMSSQKLESFNGSKTNALNISQKMIEMFVRTKHKIDKRHEFALVVVNDDALWLSGFTSDPRELCSCLYDLDTNVCETFNLEDLLSVIRQKIDLPLMDNIQTIPPPFVVRTLLIYSRHAGQLQFSPSDAVNSMLLSPYFFFDVVYLHNGAEEQGDEASWRDIYTSFCNLDSKGTCYHFEVSLCGPAIELHNCMAKLLSHPLQRPFQSHASYSLIEGDDPQDVEATV